A single Vigna radiata var. radiata cultivar VC1973A chromosome 8, Vradiata_ver6, whole genome shotgun sequence DNA region contains:
- the LOC106770064 gene encoding cytochrome P450 93A3, translating into MRQRRPRLPPSPTALPVLGHLHLLSNLPHQAFHTISSRYGPLVYLFLGSNPCVLVSSPEMASQCLKTNESCFLNRPKRTNMDYITYGSSDFVQAPYGPYWRFMKRLCMTELLGSRMLHQHLPIRAEETRLFLNTIMQKAALREEVNISKELAMLTNNIITRMALRRRCCDVEGEGHQLIELVKEMTELCGKFNLGDMLWFVRKLDLQGFGKKLERVRSRYDAIMEKIIKEHEDARRKKKEKGGDGDETVKDLLDILLDIYADEHSEIRLTRENIKAFILNMFGAGTETSAVTIEWALAELINHGDMMVKAREEIESVVGKKRLVEESDIPNLPYVQSIVKETMRLHPTGPLIGRQSTEDCKVKGYEIPAKTTVFVNVWAIGRDPKYWENPLEFKPERFLDEEGKSPLDLKGQHFELLSFGAGKRSCPGASLALQIVPTTLAGMIQCFEWKVGEDGKGVVDMEEGPGMALPRAHPLLCLPVVRFSSFL; encoded by the exons ATGAGGCAACGGCGGCCACGACTACCACCAAGTCCTACAGCCCTCCCTGTATTAGGACACCTCCACCTCCTCAGCAACCTCCCTCACCAAGCATTTCACACCATCTCATCACGCTATGGCCCTTTGGTCTACCTCTTCCTTGGTTCCAACCCTTGTGTTCTTGTTTCATCGCCTGAAATGGCAAGTCAGTGCCTCAAAACCAACGAATCATGCTTCCTAAACCGACCCAAAAGAACAAATATGGACTACATCACATACGGTTCTTCAGATTTTGTGCAGGCACCCTATGGACCTTATTGGAGGTTCATGAAAAGGCTTTGCATGACTGAACTCCTCGGAAGCCGCATGCTTCACCAGCACCTTCCCATTAGAGCTGAGGAGACAAGGCTGTTCTTGAACACCATCATGCAAAAGGCTGCTTTGAGAGAGGAGGTCAACATAAGCAAGGAGCTAGCCATGCTCACAAATAACATAATCACAAGAATGGCTTTGAGAAGAAGGTGTTGTGATGTTGAAGGTGAAGGGCACCAGTTGATTGAGCTGGTGAAAGAGATGACTGAGCTTTGTGGGAAGTTCAACTTGGGAGACATGTTGTGGTTTGTTAGGAAGTTGGATTTGCAGGGGTTTGGTAAAAAGCTTGAGAGAGTTAGAAGTAGGTATGATGCCATAATGGAGAAGATCATAAAGGAACACGAAGatgcaagaagaaagaagaaggaaaaaggtggtgatggagatgaaacAGTGAAGGATTTACTTGATATTCTTCTTGATATCTATGCTGATGAACATTCAGAGATTAGATTAACAAGAGAAAATATCAAGGCCTTCATATTG AATATGTTTGGTGCTGGAACTGAGACATCAGCCGTTACAATAGAGTGGGCTTTAGCTGAGCTAATAAACCATGGAGACATGATGGTAAAAGCAAGGGAAGAGATTGAATCAGTGGTTGGTAAGAAGAGATTGGTGGAGGAATCAGATATTCCTAACCTTCCTTATGTTCAGTCCATAGTGAAGGAAACAATGAGGCTTCACCCCACAGGACCTTTGATAGGGAGGCAATCCACTGAAGATTGTAAAGTTAAAGGGTATGAGATTCCAGCAAAAACCACTGTGTTTGTGAATGTATGGGCCATTGGTAGAGATCCAAAGTACTGGGAAAACCCACTCGAGTTCAAGCCAGAGAGGTTCCTTGATGAAGAGGGAAAAAGCCCTTTGGATTTGAAGGGGCAGCATTTTGAACTTTTGTCATTTGGAGCTGGGAAAAGAAGCTGCCCTGGTGCTTCACTGGCTTTGCAGATCGTTCCCACAACACTGGCTGGAATGATTCAGTGTTTTGAATGGAAGGTTGGTGAAGATGGGAAAGGAGTTGTTGACATGGAAGAAGGACCTGGAATGGCACTTCCTAGGGCACATCCCTTGCTATGTCTTCCAGTTGTTAGGTTTTCCTCCTTTCTTTAA
- the LOC106771500 gene encoding ras-related protein RABA4d — MSNLYGDFNHKIDYVFKVVLIGDSAVGKTQLLARFARNQFSADSKATIGVEFQTKTLIIDNKTVKAQIWDTAGQERYRAVTSAYYRGAVGAMLVYDMTKRQSFDNMAKWLEELRGHADKNIVVMLIGNKCDLGTLRAVPTEDAEEFAQRENLFFMETSALESTNVETAFLTILTEIYRLISKKTLTANDDADPLGSSGLLKGTKIIVPNQDMNAGERKGGCCG, encoded by the exons ATGTCGAACCTGTACGGCGATTTCAACCACAAGATCGATTACGTCTTCAAAGTCGTGTTGATCGGTGACTCCGCCGTCGGCAAAACCCAGCTCCTCGCGCGCTTCGCCAGAAACCAATTCAGCGCCGATTCAAAAGCCACCATAGGCGTCGAGTTTCAGACCAAAACGCTCATCATCGATAACAAAACCGTCAAGGCTCAAATATGGGACACCGCTGGCCAAGAAAG gTACAGGGCAGTTACTAGTGCATATTATCGCGGTGCTGTTGGAGCAATGTTAGTTTATGACATGACTAAGCGTCAATCATTTGATAACATGGCAAAGTGGTTAGAGGAACTGAGAGGCCATGCAGACAAAAATATTGTTGTCATGCTAATTGGTAACAAATGTGATCTTGGAACTCTTAGAGCAGTGCCAACTGAAGATGCCGAGGAGTTTGCTCAAAGAGAGAACCTATTCTTTATGGAGACATCAGCACTTGAGTCCACTAATGTGGAAACTGCCTTTCTGACTATTCTAACTGAGATATACAGACTTATAAGCAAGAAAACACTAACTGCCAATGATGATGCTGATCCACTTGGCAGTTCAGGGCTTCTGAAGGGAACCAAGATAATTGTTCCCAACCAAGACATGAATGCTGGTGAAAGAAAGGGTGGCTGCTGTGGATAG